In one Solanum dulcamara chromosome 1, daSolDulc1.2, whole genome shotgun sequence genomic region, the following are encoded:
- the LOC129884379 gene encoding uncharacterized protein LOC129884379: MTAPGRPQPEVPSIDLEEYSASKTLIPFVQPVPLLRGPIKAGSQEEIAGRFILAFKDPISWASAYKACESQVTQQCESGARIGCSIAASDKCKIPWWKSFTGSASNQDFAERARCEEREMEACLEAAKGKCHEFAKQKCFPAFRDARIAIKGLSPKLNKKELSRLISWVNLGEKCRIADLWRSERPWLEFKAQLEVSYCKGSDILGSDDTN; this comes from the coding sequence ATGACAGCACCAGGACGACCACAACCGGAAGTGCCATCAATCGACCTCGAGGAGTACTCTGCATCAAAGACTCTGATTCCTTTTGTACAACCAGTCCCTCTACTTCGAGGTCCCATCAAGGCTGGCTCACAAGAAGAAATAGCTGGGCGATTCATCCTTGCATTTAAAGACCCTATCTCATGGGCCTCTGCATACAAGGCTTGTGAGTCTCAAGTCACTCAACAATGTGAATCTGGAGCTAGGATTGGTTGCTCTATCGCAGCCTCAGACAAATGTAAAATCCCTTGGTGGAAATCATTCACTGGCAgtgcttccaatcaagatttTGCAGAGAGGGCGAGATGCGAAGAAcgtgaaatggaggcttgccttgAAGCAGCAAAGGGGAAGTGCCATGAATTTGCAAAGCAGAAGTGCTTCCCTGCATTTCGTGATGCAAGGATTGCAATAAAAGGTTTGAGTCCCAAGTTGAACAAAAAAGAGTTATCCAGGCTGATTTCTTGGGTGAACTTAGGGGAGAAGTGTCGGATAGCTGATCTTTGGAGATCAGAGAGGCCTTGGCTTGAGTTTAAGGCACAACTAGAAGTGTCTTATTGCAAAGGGAGTGATATATTAGGTTCAGATGACAcaaattaa
- the LOC129884393 gene encoding PP2A regulatory subunit TAP46-like: MGELKMQEMSLPALFEQARKIHTIASESSVDQDLVKKGCELLRQCEEMVSKLGLFSLNETKDDISTANLKYILVPYYLAELTEKIAEDGRIKVLKTSQAKLKEFISFCETMELVPDEEMETSKQGGANTFADRRAKKIARFKRQRVAEAKLLELKERKERRGRSTKASALSTPVESGEDDVLDDDGEEEREAWFTTISLALSKAFDLLEMLSKEEEMLSAIKEKQLQDGEKEFSQLVLDERTEKVETWHRDAAARAHYTKPAAPITCATFAQDVIEGRANVSQAHEHKHQPLIFGPASLVGRNPTTEREKIAAQVFQPHYRLPTMSIEEAGLTEMNMMNEWQERNVKLMEEANSSWHRDATKSRPGEEDEEDDDAAQDKARAWDDWKDDNPRGAGNKKLTPCG, translated from the exons ATGGGGGAACTGAAGATGCAAGAGATGTCTTTGCCAGCTTTATTCGAGCAGGCTCGAAAAATTCATACCATTGCATCTGAATCCAGCGTTGATCAG GACCTTGTCAAGAAAGGTTGCGAGCTATTGAGACAGTGCGAGGAAATGGTCAGTAAATTAGGGTTGTTCTCGCTCAATGAGACAAAAGATGATATCAGCACTGCTAATCTGAAATATATCCTG GTGCCATACTATCTGGCCGAGCTAACAGAAAAAATTGCAGAAGATGGCAGGATAAAAGTACTTAAGACTTCACAGGCCAAGTTAAAG GAATTCATTTCATTTTGTGAGACAATGGAACTTGTTCCTGACGAGGAGATGGAGACATCTAAACAAGGTGGAGCTAATACTTTTGCAGATCGTAGAGCTAAGAAG ATTGCTCGGTTCAAACGCCAAAGAGTTGCTGAGGCAAAACTACTAGAATTGAAGGAGCGGAAGGAGCGTCGTGGGCGATCAACTAAAGCATCTGCATTGTCTACTCCTGTTGAGTCTGGAGAAGATGATGTGTTGGATGACGATGGCGAAGAAGAACGGGAG GCATGGTTTACAACCATCTCCTTGGCCCTCAGTAAG GCTTTTGATCTGCTTGAAATGCTGAGCAAAGAGGAAGAAATGTTATCTGCTATTAAGGAAAAACAGCTTCAG GACGGGGAGAAAGAATTTTCTCAGTTAGTACTTGATGAACGCACTGAAAAAGTAGAAACTTGGCACCGTGATGCTGCTGCTCGAGCCCACTATACAAAACCTGCAGCACCTATCACCTGTGCTACTTTCGCTCAAGATGTCATAGAGGGAAGGGCCAATGTTTCACAGGCGCACGAACATAAACACCAACCCTTAATTTTTGGACCAGCAAGTCTTGTTGGTAGGAACCCAACAACCGAACGAGAAAAAATAGCAGCACAGGTTTTTCAGCCTCATTATAG ATTACCAACCATGAGCATAGAGGAGGCTGGGCTAACAGAGATGAACATGATGAACGAATGGCAAGAGAGGAATGTGAAACTAATGGAAGAAGCAAATTCTTCATGGCACAGGGATGCCACAAAGTCAAGGCCAGGTGAAGAGGACGAAGAAGATGATGACGCTGCTCAAGACAAGGCAAGAGCATGGGATGACTGGAAGGATGATAACCCCCGTGGTGCTGGCAACAAGAAACTCACTCCTTGTGGTTAA